One window from the genome of Pseudoalteromonas aliena SW19 encodes:
- a CDS encoding methyl-accepting chemotaxis protein produces the protein MRSIAIKHKIILAFSAIGLLMLTSSLFFYWSLNQISTTTLRIETLAVPTQQVSKDLRLSLLSITKFNALAYSQTKPDLLLLNKTQALAEQKQFLVMLNTLKPQLVQQQSMQTLLATTTGNFNKLNAISAAMFTAKEQRFKAQSTTATLIKKFGEQLSNLSNNLLDIELLTVPEKQQPLLNSMFGTATRIDDLLFNLSNNIKNITQTTSTDELNNLQQDTSFLLDNIEPNFNYLEQQSTPFINVLNVAQLITQFKDLRTLLNGSSGIYTEQNKTLENKTVAQQSFERFQQEFINIENQLLKLNELADERFNLLQDNAKSAISVGSKSVIITALILIALLIIISIFTTNAMLKPLKKVNRDLTRIASGDFSKRSHPRSKDEFGTLFNNINKLSDDLSHLIKAISNDAHELDKSAIQTSEKGQQMTIVAQQQLERSAQATVLAQNMLTNSQAVYEQADNTSSEITNASQFANDVNQIANQNSLSIEALLSRLDKAVSSTEELAEFTDLIGAIVETISSIAEQTNLLALNAAIEAARAGENGRGFAVVADEVRSLAARTQSSTSEINTMIQTLQQHTKTTQSEINDGQQQAKQCVENSTELNQAVERIKSTLLSVNQMSEQIANASHEQLTNSNDIQKIMAKVTEQATLNANNATTLASESEDVNQLAHSLTSAVERFKF, from the coding sequence ATGCGTTCTATTGCCATAAAACATAAAATAATCTTAGCCTTTTCCGCCATTGGGCTATTAATGCTAACCAGTAGTTTGTTTTTTTACTGGTCGTTAAATCAAATTAGTACAACTACTTTGCGAATAGAAACCCTCGCAGTTCCTACGCAGCAAGTAAGTAAAGATTTAAGATTATCGCTCCTTTCAATTACCAAGTTTAATGCTCTAGCTTATAGTCAAACTAAACCTGACTTACTATTACTAAATAAAACTCAAGCGCTCGCAGAACAAAAACAATTTTTAGTAATGCTAAATACGCTTAAACCTCAACTAGTGCAGCAGCAAAGCATGCAAACTCTGCTGGCTACAACAACTGGTAACTTTAATAAGTTAAATGCAATAAGTGCAGCAATGTTTACTGCCAAAGAGCAACGCTTTAAAGCACAAAGTACCACAGCAACACTTATTAAAAAGTTTGGCGAGCAACTAAGTAACTTGAGTAATAACTTACTTGATATAGAGCTATTAACCGTTCCTGAAAAGCAACAACCCCTACTTAATTCTATGTTTGGCACAGCAACGCGTATTGATGATTTACTATTTAACTTAAGTAACAACATTAAAAACATTACGCAAACAACCAGCACTGACGAGCTAAACAACCTCCAGCAAGATACCTCTTTTTTACTAGATAATATTGAGCCTAACTTTAATTATTTAGAGCAACAGAGCACACCTTTTATAAATGTTCTAAATGTCGCCCAGCTAATCACTCAGTTTAAAGATTTAAGAACCTTATTAAATGGATCAAGCGGTATTTACACAGAACAAAATAAAACACTCGAAAACAAAACTGTAGCACAACAAAGCTTTGAACGTTTTCAGCAGGAGTTTATAAATATTGAGAACCAGCTACTTAAACTAAATGAGCTTGCCGATGAACGCTTTAATCTTCTTCAAGATAATGCCAAATCAGCGATTAGTGTGGGGTCAAAATCAGTCATCATCACAGCCCTAATACTCATTGCTTTGCTAATTATAATTTCTATTTTTACAACCAACGCGATGCTTAAACCTCTCAAAAAAGTAAATCGTGACTTAACACGTATTGCCTCAGGAGATTTTTCTAAACGCAGCCATCCCCGTAGTAAAGATGAATTTGGTACTTTGTTTAACAATATAAATAAGCTTAGTGACGACTTAAGTCATTTAATAAAAGCCATTAGTAACGATGCGCATGAACTGGATAAATCGGCCATTCAAACCAGTGAAAAAGGCCAACAAATGACCATAGTTGCACAGCAACAATTAGAGCGTAGCGCACAAGCCACCGTCCTTGCACAAAACATGTTAACCAACTCACAAGCGGTTTATGAACAAGCCGATAACACATCAAGTGAAATAACTAACGCCTCACAGTTTGCTAATGACGTAAACCAAATTGCGAATCAAAATAGTCTGAGTATTGAGGCACTATTGAGCCGTTTAGATAAGGCAGTTAGTAGCACAGAAGAGCTTGCTGAATTTACCGATCTCATTGGTGCCATTGTCGAGACTATTAGTAGTATCGCTGAGCAAACAAACTTACTTGCGCTCAATGCTGCAATAGAAGCGGCAAGAGCTGGTGAAAACGGACGAGGATTTGCAGTTGTCGCTGATGAAGTTCGCTCACTAGCTGCGCGTACACAAAGCTCAACGAGCGAAATAAATACCATGATCCAAACATTACAACAACATACTAAAACAACACAAAGTGAAATTAACGATGGTCAACAACAAGCTAAACAATGTGTTGAAAACAGTACTGAACTAAACCAGGCCGTGGAGCGTATAAAGAGTACATTACTATCGGTTAATCAAATGAGTGAGCAAATTGCAAACGCCTCGCATGAACAATTGACTAATAGTAACGACATTCAAAAAATAATGGCAAAGGTAACAGAGCAAGCCACCTTAAATGCCAACAACGCAACAACCCTAGCAAGCGAAAGTGAAGACGTAAATCAACTTGCACACTCCTTAACAAGTGCCGTAGAGCGCTTTAAGTTTTAA
- a CDS encoding helix-turn-helix transcriptional regulator — MHKSERLFQLVNILKSRRFAITANELANKLKISQRTIYRNIQHLQSSGVPVEGEAGTGYLIADYDLPPMMFTLEELQALLLGSKMVSAWTDPQLAASAQAAITKINAVLPEKLKQQVEELPYLVSTFSHDKAHQEITLQLRKAITNKTCIEFHYLDVNQQPSHRITDPLGLVYWGAKWTLIAYCQLRSDYREFRLDRIQSIVSLTNTFDTNPQKNLAHYIELVKAKYQTKSDDQCHQ; from the coding sequence ATGCATAAATCAGAGCGGCTATTTCAACTGGTAAATATACTAAAAAGTCGCCGCTTTGCGATTACTGCAAACGAGCTTGCTAATAAATTAAAGATATCTCAACGAACAATTTACCGTAATATCCAGCATTTACAGAGTTCGGGCGTGCCGGTTGAAGGTGAAGCCGGTACTGGTTATCTAATTGCCGATTACGACCTACCGCCGATGATGTTTACCCTTGAGGAACTACAAGCACTATTATTGGGAAGCAAAATGGTCAGTGCATGGACTGATCCACAGCTAGCGGCAAGTGCTCAAGCTGCAATTACTAAAATAAACGCCGTATTACCTGAAAAACTAAAGCAACAAGTCGAAGAATTACCTTATTTAGTATCTACGTTTAGCCATGATAAAGCCCATCAAGAAATCACCTTGCAACTTCGCAAAGCCATTACTAATAAAACCTGTATTGAATTTCATTATCTTGATGTAAACCAGCAGCCAAGCCATCGTATTACAGACCCTCTCGGCCTCGTATATTGGGGGGCAAAATGGACGCTCATTGCCTATTGTCAGTTACGCAGTGATTATCGAGAGTTCCGTTTAGATCGCATTCAAAGTATTGTTTCATTAACTAACACTTTTGATACAAATCCACAGAAAAACCTCGCGCATTATATTGAGTTAGTTAAAGCAAAATACCAAACTAAATCAGATGATCAATGCCATCAGTAA
- a CDS encoding MliC family protein, translating into MKLHLAFVISLLSLIACSDKQLSTLYPCDANTLVIKPINDEKAKLTFNHQTHSLDYEKSASGNKYINEDVLFWGKENNAMLIIAGKSISGALISGELTTY; encoded by the coding sequence ATGAAACTGCACTTAGCATTTGTAATAAGCTTACTTAGCTTAATTGCATGCAGTGACAAACAGCTAAGTACACTCTATCCTTGCGATGCAAACACACTCGTTATCAAGCCTATCAACGATGAAAAAGCAAAACTCACTTTTAATCATCAAACACACTCTCTCGACTATGAAAAAAGCGCTTCAGGCAATAAATATATAAACGAAGATGTATTATTTTGGGGTAAAGAAAATAATGCAATGTTGATAATTGCAGGGAAAAGCATCAGTGGAGCATTAATTAGTGGCGAACTAACAACCTATTAA
- the fre gene encoding NAD(P)H-flavin reductase yields MQTLKAEVVAISPLTEFVHKVILKPQQPVTFEAGQYMQLVLGEKDKRAFSIASRPSQCDEIELHIGASGADSYAMQSLEHLRNAHSNEQLVDIEAGLGISQLRLQCKRPIILLAGGTGFSYAKSMADHLAEIKCDRPVLFYWGAKEESALYAHAEMQAWADSHKNFEFIPVVENPSANWQGHTGYVHKAVMQDIVSLEPYDIYMAGRFDMIGIVRDDFLAHGAIRENMYADAFAFIK; encoded by the coding sequence ATGCAAACATTAAAAGCTGAAGTTGTAGCTATCAGCCCACTTACAGAATTTGTTCATAAAGTAATTTTAAAGCCACAACAACCTGTGACCTTTGAAGCAGGCCAATACATGCAACTGGTATTGGGTGAAAAAGATAAGCGTGCTTTTTCTATTGCTAGCCGCCCTTCGCAATGTGACGAAATAGAACTGCATATTGGCGCATCTGGTGCCGACTCTTATGCAATGCAATCGCTAGAACATTTACGAAATGCGCATAGCAACGAGCAGCTAGTAGATATAGAGGCTGGACTTGGTATTTCGCAATTACGCCTGCAATGTAAGCGTCCTATTATTTTGCTTGCTGGCGGTACTGGTTTTTCATACGCCAAATCAATGGCTGATCATTTAGCTGAAATTAAATGCGACCGCCCTGTGCTGTTTTACTGGGGTGCAAAAGAAGAATCAGCATTATACGCACATGCAGAAATGCAAGCGTGGGCCGATAGCCACAAAAACTTTGAGTTTATTCCTGTGGTAGAAAACCCATCTGCTAATTGGCAAGGTCATACTGGCTATGTACATAAAGCAGTAATGCAAGATATTGTATCACTAGAACCATACGATATTTATATGGCAGGTCGTTTTGACATGATAGGTATCGTCCGTGATGATTTTCTAGCACATGGTGCAATCCGCGAAAATATGTACGCCGATGCATTTGCGTTTATAAAATAG
- a CDS encoding CBS domain-containing protein, with protein MLNTQVKDFMQRKLPNITPDTEMTTAIAELQKFKLLGAPVFDKDKCLVGFISEQELLKPLTQSSYFCDGMVKVSQLMQTEVVTVSGDTNIIELAEQMQPGKPKNYPVVDGIEVIGMISRADVLKALYDNYMSCQTH; from the coding sequence ATGCTAAATACACAAGTAAAAGATTTTATGCAGCGTAAGCTGCCAAACATAACACCGGATACAGAAATGACAACAGCCATAGCAGAACTACAAAAATTTAAACTGCTTGGTGCACCAGTGTTTGATAAAGATAAATGCCTAGTAGGGTTTATTTCTGAGCAAGAGCTTTTAAAGCCACTGACACAAAGCAGCTATTTTTGTGATGGTATGGTTAAAGTTTCACAGCTTATGCAAACAGAAGTAGTTACTGTTAGCGGCGACACCAATATTATTGAGCTTGCAGAGCAAATGCAGCCTGGTAAACCAAAAAACTACCCTGTTGTAGATGGCATTGAAGTAATCGGCATGATCAGCCGAGCTGATGTACTTAAAGCGCTTTACGATAACTACATGAGCTGCCAAACACACTAA
- a CDS encoding DUF808 domain-containing protein — MAGTNLLTLLDDITTLLDDIATMSKVATKKTAGVLGDDLALNAQQVTGVAAERELPVVWAVAKGSFLNKAILVPAALLISVWLPWLITPLLIIGGLFLCFEGAEKVFAKFLPDHDEAVDEDEKLDLVEYEKQKVKGAIRTDFILSAEIIVITLGTVAGATLINQALVLCVIAIVMTIGVYGLVAGIVKLDDAGLYLLNQSKVKANKFKELLGKGLLAAAPRLMQFLAFAGTIAMFLVGGGILVHGINVLHHKQLDVTSYAQSVAGGTGEILAPLIFDGLLGVAAGLVVVLMHVAYTKLFKK, encoded by the coding sequence ATGGCTGGCACTAACCTTTTAACATTACTAGATGATATTACAACCTTACTCGATGACATTGCGACTATGAGTAAAGTGGCAACTAAAAAAACGGCTGGTGTATTGGGCGATGATCTAGCACTTAATGCACAGCAAGTTACAGGTGTTGCCGCTGAACGTGAGTTACCGGTTGTTTGGGCTGTGGCGAAGGGCTCATTTTTAAATAAAGCGATACTCGTTCCAGCTGCACTACTAATCAGTGTGTGGTTACCGTGGTTAATAACGCCGCTTTTAATCATTGGCGGCTTATTTTTGTGTTTTGAAGGAGCGGAAAAAGTATTTGCTAAGTTTTTACCTGATCATGATGAAGCAGTAGATGAAGATGAAAAATTAGATTTAGTTGAGTATGAAAAACAAAAAGTAAAAGGCGCAATTAGAACTGACTTTATTCTTTCTGCTGAAATTATTGTTATTACACTTGGTACAGTGGCTGGTGCGACATTAATAAATCAAGCATTAGTGCTATGCGTGATTGCGATTGTAATGACTATTGGTGTGTATGGTTTAGTTGCAGGTATTGTTAAATTGGATGATGCAGGGCTTTATTTACTCAACCAATCTAAGGTGAAAGCTAATAAATTTAAAGAGTTACTAGGTAAAGGTTTGCTCGCTGCCGCACCTAGGCTAATGCAGTTTTTAGCGTTTGCTGGCACAATCGCGATGTTTTTAGTGGGTGGCGGTATTTTGGTTCATGGTATTAATGTGTTGCATCATAAACAGTTGGATGTAACAAGCTATGCTCAGTCGGTTGCTGGCGGCACAGGAGAAATATTAGCGCCACTAATATTTGATGGTTTGCTAGGTGTTGCTGCTGGTTTAGTTGTTGTGCTTATGCATGTAGCTTACACAAAGCTATTTAAAAAATAA
- a CDS encoding tetratricopeptide repeat protein, whose protein sequence is MLLFNTSESFPHFTQPIRCPDCQSDTYHLVNKSRYLRFIILPMLTLKLSYKRECYQCGKSEPVKITQLPLMEKISLPKYFIGVFLLLWIVLFFYQQHLNSETRKKSYLNTPKIYDTYLVHADKFTHEPWTLTNLKIAQVLSVDEQFITFQISNYSYKRNNSITLAMRTSQLIQDNYFSTKTITLPRDEVKRLYKDEAIYDVLRPYANILYGGFVMHPPKPKPLYKGLKLDKNNQQGIIYFKDGLFNEALDSFKLAAESGSPWGQLNLAQMYRDGQGTDQSYQQAIYWYKKAIEQKNTKAQFELESLCKVANCE, encoded by the coding sequence ATGTTGCTTTTCAATACCAGCGAATCATTTCCACATTTTACACAACCAATACGCTGCCCCGACTGTCAAAGCGATACCTACCATTTAGTGAATAAAAGCCGCTACCTACGCTTTATTATTTTACCTATGCTTACCTTAAAATTGAGTTATAAACGCGAGTGCTATCAATGCGGAAAAAGCGAACCCGTTAAAATAACGCAACTACCGTTAATGGAAAAGATCAGCCTACCTAAATACTTTATTGGTGTATTTTTATTACTTTGGATTGTTTTATTTTTTTATCAGCAGCACCTTAATAGCGAGACTCGAAAGAAAAGCTATTTAAATACGCCTAAAATATATGATACCTACTTAGTACACGCCGACAAATTTACACACGAGCCCTGGACCCTAACCAACTTAAAAATTGCTCAAGTGTTAAGCGTTGACGAACAATTTATTACCTTTCAGATAAGTAACTACAGCTATAAACGTAATAATAGTATTACTTTAGCAATGAGAACTAGCCAACTAATTCAAGACAATTACTTTTCCACTAAAACAATCACCCTGCCTCGTGATGAAGTAAAGCGTTTGTATAAAGACGAAGCTATTTACGACGTGCTGCGCCCTTATGCCAACATCCTTTATGGTGGGTTTGTGATGCATCCTCCTAAACCTAAGCCACTATATAAGGGCTTAAAGCTCGATAAAAACAATCAACAAGGCATTATTTATTTTAAAGATGGATTATTTAACGAAGCACTTGATAGCTTTAAACTCGCTGCTGAATCAGGCTCTCCGTGGGGACAATTGAATTTAGCGCAAATGTATCGCGATGGACAAGGAACTGATCAAAGCTATCAGCAGGCTATTTATTGGTATAAGAAAGCAATTGAACAGAAAAATACCAAAGCACAATTTGAATTAGAATCTCTTTGTAAAGTAGCTAACTGTGAATGA
- the ubiD gene encoding 4-hydroxy-3-polyprenylbenzoate decarboxylase, whose product MKYKDLRDFIDLLEKKGELKRITQEIDPYLEMTEISDRTLRAKGPALLFENPKGYNMPVLTNLFGTPKRVAMGMGQTEVSELREVGKLLAFLKEPEPPKGIKEALGAIPIFKQVLNMPAKEVKKAPCQQVILEGDDVDLTKLPIQHCWPGDAAPLITWGLTVTKGPYKKRQNLGIYRQQLLGKNKIIMRWLSHRGGALDFQEWCKENPGQPYPVSVALGADPATILGAVTPVPDTLSEYAFAGLLRGSRTEVVKSISNDLQVPASAEIVLEGYIMPGEMAPEGPYGDHTGYYNEVDDFPVMTVTHLTHRKDPIYHSTFTGRPPDEPAILGVALNEVFVPILQKQFPEIVDFYLPPEGCSYRMAIVTMKKQYPGHAKRVMMGVWSFLRQFMYTKFVIVCDDDINARDWEDVIWAITTRMDPARDTTLIENTPIDYLDFASPVSGLGSKMGMDATNKWPGETTREWGEPIVMDKDTKDRVDDIWESLNIV is encoded by the coding sequence ATGAAATATAAAGATCTACGTGATTTTATCGATTTGCTTGAAAAAAAAGGCGAACTTAAACGCATCACCCAAGAAATCGACCCGTATCTTGAAATGACTGAAATATCTGATCGCACATTACGTGCTAAAGGCCCTGCGTTATTATTCGAAAATCCAAAAGGCTACAATATGCCGGTGCTTACCAACTTATTTGGTACACCAAAACGCGTAGCAATGGGAATGGGCCAAACAGAAGTTAGCGAGCTACGTGAAGTAGGTAAACTACTCGCTTTTCTAAAAGAGCCTGAACCGCCAAAAGGTATTAAAGAAGCACTGGGCGCTATACCTATATTTAAGCAAGTACTTAATATGCCTGCAAAAGAAGTAAAAAAAGCACCTTGCCAACAAGTTATTTTAGAAGGTGACGATGTAGATTTAACTAAATTGCCCATTCAGCATTGCTGGCCAGGTGATGCAGCGCCATTAATTACTTGGGGCCTTACAGTTACTAAAGGGCCTTATAAAAAACGCCAGAACTTAGGTATTTATCGCCAGCAATTATTAGGTAAGAACAAGATAATTATGCGTTGGTTATCGCATCGTGGTGGCGCACTTGATTTTCAAGAATGGTGCAAAGAAAATCCAGGGCAACCTTACCCTGTATCGGTGGCACTCGGAGCCGATCCGGCCACTATACTAGGCGCAGTCACCCCAGTGCCTGACACGCTGAGCGAATACGCATTTGCCGGTTTATTACGTGGCAGCAGAACCGAAGTGGTTAAATCTATTTCAAATGACTTACAAGTCCCTGCCAGTGCAGAAATCGTACTTGAAGGTTATATTATGCCTGGAGAAATGGCGCCCGAAGGCCCTTATGGCGATCATACTGGTTACTATAATGAAGTAGATGATTTTCCAGTTATGACGGTTACTCACTTAACGCATCGTAAAGATCCTATTTATCACAGTACCTTCACTGGCCGTCCGCCTGATGAGCCTGCTATTTTAGGTGTCGCACTCAATGAAGTATTTGTGCCGATATTACAAAAGCAATTTCCTGAAATCGTTGATTTTTACCTTCCACCTGAAGGGTGCTCATACCGCATGGCAATTGTAACAATGAAAAAACAATATCCAGGTCATGCTAAGCGCGTGATGATGGGGGTTTGGTCATTTTTACGTCAGTTTATGTATACCAAGTTTGTCATTGTGTGCGATGACGATATTAATGCTCGTGATTGGGAGGATGTTATCTGGGCTATAACAACCCGAATGGATCCTGCTCGCGACACTACATTAATAGAAAACACACCAATCGATTACCTCGACTTTGCATCGCCGGTCTCTGGCCTTGGTTCAAAAATGGGAATGGATGCTACCAATAAATGGCCTGGCGAAACCACTCGCGAATGGGGCGAGCCTATTGTTATGGATAAAGACACTAAAGACCGCGTAGATGATATTTGGGAAAGCCTTAATATTGTTTAA